Proteins encoded in a region of the Coffea eugenioides isolate CCC68of chromosome 4, Ceug_1.0, whole genome shotgun sequence genome:
- the LOC113769184 gene encoding uncharacterized protein LOC113769184 — protein sequence MNVEICSTVRLVKYLYKYVYKGHDRISFHINTGAAAENIDEINDFQSGRWVAAAEAFWRIYRFSLNEMTPSVYALQVHLPGHQMISFHKHSDLADVVNRADFSKTMLTQFFHMNKTDKIAQKLNCLYRDLPEFFVWTPRTRNWTPRKRRSVIGRLVTVSPTEGERYYLRLLLSHVHAPTSFEDLLTVNGKLALSYREAVFEMGLLQSDTYLEDALTDATTFQMPFSLRTLFAVLLVYCSPSNPRLLWERFEGELSQDLRRNSHLTDCDSDQIRMRTLQDINRILEQMGRNVSDYHLVPEGFSLVCDERLTKEIESERNIPFTEEDLLLSSKLNEGQKHAYDVILTEVYSSGSKRFFVDGPGGTGKMFLYRSLLATLRSQGYIAIAVASSGVAASILPGGRTAHSRFKIPLDVSASRTCQISKQSSIAKLISLAKLILWDEASMAKKDTVEAFDLLLKDVMDSDMPFGGKIVVFGGDFRQTLPVIPNASRDQQIEASFVNSLLWNTLTKLSLSENIVGEGREPEDLDGKISLCEHLLIRYNNKNESLNRLVDFVFSDLCLYSLDPYSMINRCVLTPKNSCVDDINEMMIDRFPGQAYVYMSTDRTLNERDQGDYQDFLNSLNPKGLPPHKLVLKENFPIILLRNLNPTEGLCNGTRLICRSLKQHVLCAEIAFPIKLCFAMTINKSQGQTLDRVGIYLREPIFSHGQLYVALSHAKMATAVKVLIMPPTFHDAVIEVKT from the exons ATGAATGTTGAGATTTGTTCAACAGTCAGGTTagtcaaatatttatacaaatacGTCTACAAGGGGCATGACCGTATTAGTTTTCATATAAATACTGGTGCTGCTGCTGAAAACATCGATGAAATCAATGACTTCCAATCCGGACGATGGGTCGCAGCTGCAGAGGCCTTTTGGCGCATATACAGGTTTTCTTTGAATGAAATGACTCCTTCTGTTTACGCTCTTCAGGTACATCTTCCAGGCCACCAGATGATTTCGTTTCATAAACATTCTGACCTTGCTGATGTTGTGAACCGTGCTGATTTTAGCAAGACAATGCTTACACAATTTTTTCACATGAATAAGACCGATAAAATAGCTCAAAAACTCAATTGCCTTTACCGTGACTTGCCTGAGTTTTTTGTCTGGACTCCCAGAACAAGAAACTGGACTCCGAGGAAACGGAGGTCAGTCATTGGCAGATTGGTAACTGTTAGCCCAACTGAGGGAGAACGTTATTATCTTCGATTACTTCTATCTCATGTTCATGCTCCAACGTCATTTGAGGATCTACTGACTGTCAATGGTAAGCTTGCTCTATCATATAGAGAGGCTGTCTTCGAAATGGGTTTGCTCCAATCTGATACGTACTTAGAGGATGCTCTTACGGATGCAACAACATTTCAAATGCCATTCTCGCTCAGAACTCTGTTTGCAGTTCTCTTAGTCTATTGCTCCCCCAGCAATCCAAGGCTTCTTTGGGAAAGATTCGAGGGTGAGCTTTCCCAGGATTTAAGAAGGAACTCTCATTTGACTGATTGCGATTCTGATCAAATAAGAATGCGTACTCTCCAAGATATAAACAGAATCTTAGAACAGATGGGAAGGAATGTGAGTGACTACCATCTTGTTCCTGAAGGATTTTCTCTTGTATGTGATGAGCGGCTCACAAAGGAGATAGAGAGTGAGAGAAACATTCCATTCACGGAAGAAGACTTGCTCTTATCTTCGAAATTGAACGAAGGCCAGAAACATGCTTACGATGTTATTCTAACTGAAGTTTATTCTTCTGGGAGTAAGAGATTTTTTGTTGATGGTCCTGGGGGGACTGGCAAAATGTTTTTATATCGTTCACTTCTTGCAACGCTTAGATCTCAGGGCTATATTGCGATAGCAGTTGCATCGTCTGGCGTTGCTGCTTCTATTCTTCCTGGAGGAAGGACTGCTCATTCAAGATTCAAGATTCCGTTGGATGTGTCAGCGAGCAGAACCTGCCAAATCAGCAAGCAGAGCTCTATAGCTAAGCTGATTTCGCTAGCCAAACTAATCCTTTGGGATGAGGCTTCAATGGCTAAAAAGGATACTGTGGAAGCATTTGATCTATTGCTGAAAGATGTGATGGATTCTGATATGCCTTTTGGTGGTAAAATAGTAGTTTTTGGTGGTGATTTTCGTCAGACTCTACCTGTTATACCAAATGCATCTAGGGACCAGCAGATCGAAGCTAGCTTTGTTAATTCTCTTTTATGGAATACTCTGACAAAGCTTTCTTTATCAGAAAATAT AGTTGGTGAAGGCCGTGAACCTGAAGATCTTGATGGGAAAATATCTTTATGTGAGCATTTATTAATTCGGTACAATAACAAGAATGAATCACTGAACAg GTTAGTGGATTTTGTATTCTCCGATCTCTGCCTTTATTCATTAGATCCATACAGCATGATCAACAGATGCGTTCTTACGCCAAAAAACTCCTGTGTCGATGATATTAATGAGATGATGATTGATCGATTCCCTGGACAAGCCTATGTTTATATGAGCACTGATAGAACTCTAAATGAAAGAGATCAAGGGGACTACCAAGACTTCCTGAATTCTTTAAATCCCAAAGGTTTGCCTCCCCATAAATTAGTCCTGAAAGAAAACTTTCCTATCATTCTTCTAAGGAACTTAAATCCTACAGAAGGATTATGTAATGGGACAAGGCTCATTTGCAGAAGCTTAAAACAGCATGTGCTCTGTGCTGAGATTGCA TTTCCAATAAAGCTTTGCTTTGCCATGACCATCAATAAGTCGCAAGGTCAAACATTGGATCGTGTAGGCATCTATCTCCGCGAACCTATTTTTTCGCATGGCCAACTATACGTTGCTTTATCTCACGCTAAGATGGCAACTGCTGTTAAGGTTTTGATAATGCCACCAACTTTTCATGATGCTGTCATTGAGGTTAAGACCTGA